The following proteins are encoded in a genomic region of Candidatus Diapherotrites archaeon:
- a CDS encoding glycosyltransferase family 4 protein, with product MNILIIHKHFTLPGEPGSSKPFDLAVFLAEAGHTVWVLAGNRNYMTDKKRGVTKVVLRRNLQVIYCNVLGSHHAGFFGRLLAQQSFMLGAFFASFKIPRIDVVLASSPPLQSGLAGLAIAKARRARFVLEVRDLWPLVPVLMGALRNGLLARLGNFIERLLYRSADRIVCVTNEFRKEILKTGIGSGKVLVIPNGVSLDLFAGKKPAKRRWKKFVVMYAGPMGRFYGLQRVLEAAVLLRHDKELLFVLVGDGSGKAGLKAFAKTNRLGNVLFLPVIPKAALPELLMQADVCVNSMIEKVSGLSFIPNKCLEYLACGKPVVSNSGALSGILKRSSGIVVAETARGFADAVIRIKKDARRRERLGRKGRAFAEAHFDRKKLLRRYARELESIPARPA from the coding sequence TTGAATATTCTGATTATTCACAAGCATTTCACGCTTCCCGGCGAGCCGGGTTCGTCGAAGCCATTTGATTTGGCGGTTTTTCTTGCGGAAGCCGGTCACACTGTCTGGGTGCTGGCCGGAAACAGGAACTATATGACCGACAAAAAGCGCGGCGTGACAAAAGTTGTCCTGCGCAGGAACCTTCAGGTCATTTATTGCAATGTTCTAGGTTCGCATCACGCTGGCTTTTTCGGAAGGCTTTTGGCGCAGCAGTCTTTCATGCTGGGCGCGTTTTTTGCCTCCTTTAAAATCCCCCGGATTGATGTTGTCCTGGCGAGTTCCCCGCCATTGCAGTCCGGGCTTGCGGGCCTGGCCATTGCCAAGGCTAGGCGCGCCAGGTTTGTTTTAGAGGTCAGGGACCTGTGGCCGCTTGTGCCTGTCTTGATGGGCGCCCTGCGCAATGGCTTGTTAGCGCGGCTTGGGAACTTTATTGAGCGGCTTTTGTACAGGTCTGCTGACAGGATTGTCTGCGTCACCAATGAATTCAGGAAAGAAATCCTGAAAACCGGAATCGGGTCGGGAAAAGTGCTTGTGATTCCGAACGGCGTCAGCCTGGATTTGTTTGCAGGCAAAAAGCCCGCAAAGCGGCGCTGGAAAAAGTTTGTCGTGATGTATGCGGGACCCATGGGCCGGTTTTACGGTCTTCAGCGCGTGCTTGAAGCCGCGGTCCTTTTGCGCCATGATAAGGAACTGCTTTTCGTGCTTGTGGGCGACGGCAGCGGAAAAGCCGGCCTGAAGGCTTTTGCAAAAACCAATCGTCTAGGCAACGTGCTCTTCCTGCCGGTCATCCCCAAAGCCGCCCTTCCGGAGCTTCTGATGCAGGCCGATGTCTGCGTGAATTCAATGATTGAAAAGGTTTCCGGCCTGAGTTTCATTCCTAACAAGTGCCTTGAATACCTTGCCTGCGGAAAGCCGGTTGTCTCGAATTCCGGGGCGCTTTCCGGAATTTTGAAGAGGAGTTCCGGAATCGTTGTTGCGGAAACCGCGCGCGGGTTTGCTGATGCCGTAATACGCATCAAAAAAGACGCGCGGCGCAGGGAACGGCTCGGCAGGAAAGGAAGGGCTTTTGCTGAAGCGCATTTTGACCGGAAAAAGCTTCTCCGCAGGTATGCGCGCGAACTTGAGTCAATCCCCGCCCGGCCGGCGTAG
- a CDS encoding glycosyltransferase family 4 protein: MDFASTIKLVKPAEETILNKSLTRYGLPQSPILNGSLKAIGVPYGVRQHYCSGGWSLPSKVMEKAGSPDIIQVEFPYLFEFAAKKFPGKKIVLSEHNVELDMQPIIAKEHKIRKFFYAKIEEIERNAVQSSDAIVTVSAEDGRRICRHYSIKKGKIIVCPNGADTREIVPATAEQKNDAKKAIGIGPEKKVILFCGSKYAPNNEAVRVIEQISKSAPREYVFLIVGQSGLHKGRENKIVRTGYVPDIKPYFQAADLAINPVLDGGGSNVKMFEYMAAGLPIVSTPVGRRGIEAKNGKHLVLSEEKYFAENIELIASDENLCDKIGKNARRLAEQKYDWEKTTYPLVKKYRQMLKK; encoded by the coding sequence ATGGACTTTGCCAGCACCATAAAACTGGTGAAGCCAGCGGAGGAAACAATCTTGAACAAAAGCCTCACAAGATATGGCTTGCCACAAAGTCCAATTCTTAACGGGAGCCTGAAGGCAATTGGCGTGCCGTATGGCGTGAGACAGCATTATTGCTCTGGCGGATGGTCGTTGCCTTCGAAGGTCATGGAAAAGGCAGGCAGCCCAGACATTATACAGGTTGAATTCCCGTACCTGTTCGAATTCGCGGCAAAAAAATTCCCCGGCAAAAAAATTGTGCTTTCCGAGCATAACGTGGAACTTGACATGCAGCCCATCATCGCAAAAGAGCACAAGATTAGAAAATTTTTTTATGCAAAAATTGAGGAAATAGAAAGAAATGCCGTTCAAAGTTCCGACGCAATTGTCACGGTTTCTGCGGAAGACGGACGAAGGATTTGCAGGCATTACAGCATAAAAAAAGGCAAAATAATCGTTTGCCCGAACGGCGCCGATACAAGGGAAATCGTGCCGGCTACAGCGGAACAAAAAAATGATGCAAAAAAAGCAATCGGAATAGGCCCGGAAAAAAAAGTGATACTATTCTGCGGCTCAAAATATGCCCCGAACAACGAGGCTGTGCGGGTCATCGAGCAAATTTCAAAGTCCGCGCCAAGGGAATACGTCTTTCTGATTGTCGGGCAAAGCGGGCTGCATAAAGGGCGGGAAAACAAAATTGTCAGGACTGGCTATGTCCCAGACATCAAGCCGTATTTTCAGGCGGCGGACCTTGCAATAAACCCAGTTTTGGATGGCGGGGGCTCAAACGTAAAGATGTTCGAATACATGGCCGCCGGTCTGCCGATAGTTTCTACACCCGTCGGGAGACGTGGCATAGAAGCCAAAAACGGAAAGCATTTGGTCCTGTCGGAAGAAAAATATTTTGCAGAAAATATCGAACTAATTGCATCTGACGAAAACCTGTGCGACAAAATAGGCAAAAATGCCAGAAGGCTTGCTGAACAGAAATATGACTGGGAAAAAACAACCTATCCGCTTGTAAAAAAATACAGGCAAATGCTGAAAAAATAG
- a CDS encoding sugar transferase, which translates to MVRLLKRFFDFSVSLVSLVFLLPAFAVIGMAIKLDSHGKVFFVQERLGFGGKKFSCIKFRTMVEGAEDEGPRLSKWNDPRQTRTGRLLRRYYLDELPQLWNILLGEMSFVGPRPERPFFHRRFARKLSGWKKRLEAKPGLTGLAQAKGVSSTKPKEKLALDLLYLEKRSFLFDLKIIFAQFSVLFGRLGRRLKRRFRRLKESK; encoded by the coding sequence GTGGTGCGGTTGCTGAAGCGGTTTTTTGATTTTTCGGTTTCGCTGGTTTCGCTGGTTTTTCTCCTGCCGGCATTTGCCGTAATCGGCATGGCAATAAAGCTTGACTCGCATGGCAAAGTTTTTTTCGTGCAGGAGCGCCTTGGTTTCGGGGGCAAAAAATTTTCGTGCATAAAATTCAGGACCATGGTCGAGGGCGCCGAGGATGAAGGGCCGAGGCTTTCAAAATGGAATGATCCGAGGCAGACGCGCACCGGAAGGCTTTTGCGCCGCTACTACCTTGACGAGCTGCCGCAGCTGTGGAACATTCTGCTTGGCGAAATGAGCTTTGTCGGCCCGCGCCCGGAAAGGCCGTTTTTTCACCGGCGGTTTGCCAGGAAATTGTCCGGCTGGAAAAAGCGGCTTGAAGCGAAACCCGGTCTCACGGGTTTGGCGCAGGCGAAAGGCGTTTCAAGCACGAAGCCAAAGGAAAAGCTCGCGCTTGACCTGCTCTACCTTGAAAAGCGGTCTTTTTTGTTTGACCTGAAAATAATATTTGCCCAGTTTTCGGTGCTGTTCGGGAGGCTTGGCCGGCGGCTGAAGCGCAGGTTCAGGCGCCTGAAAGAAAGCAAGTGA
- a CDS encoding glycosyltransferase yields the protein MTRNHLILSNTLPERHPYALLLYSGLRKHGFEVQSPQNRAGVRLCAEIAAIFPKTRIVHLHWIEHVFSGGPGKFPAMAGIVMASAFLCFLALAKFLGKKIVITIHNVEPHRTLFPRLEKEVFGLAIRIADAVIVHNAWSKRKAVAVYRLNGRQAGKISVIPHGNFIGYYKNSAGRKKARASLQIPQNCFVLLVFGEMREQKGIAVFLKAAGNAIKKDKGIFVVFAGRCLEDRVKESILSFAEKFKGNCIARLEFIPDAEVRAFINAADAGVLPYERVSTSGALILFMSCNKAVIAPKLGPVTELLGAYPLLFKPKNAKSLERAIFKSKKLRLEKIGEGLRAKSKRLGWKTISGSTARLFEKILDRRRGGQKPGRRKSRRPAGKPKTMLKARTAKSIT from the coding sequence ATGACCAGAAATCACCTGATCCTCTCGAACACGCTTCCGGAAAGGCACCCGTACGCGCTCCTGCTTTACTCCGGACTCAGGAAACACGGATTTGAAGTGCAAAGCCCGCAGAACAGGGCGGGCGTGCGCCTTTGCGCGGAGATTGCGGCAATTTTCCCTAAAACCCGCATCGTGCATTTGCACTGGATAGAGCACGTTTTCAGCGGCGGGCCCGGAAAATTCCCCGCCATGGCCGGGATTGTCATGGCATCGGCGTTCCTGTGCTTTCTTGCGCTCGCAAAGTTTCTCGGCAAAAAAATCGTCATAACAATCCACAACGTCGAACCGCACAGGACGCTTTTTCCGCGGCTGGAAAAAGAAGTGTTCGGCCTCGCCATAAGGATTGCCGACGCGGTGATAGTGCACAATGCCTGGAGCAAAAGGAAGGCAGTTGCTGTTTACCGGCTGAACGGGCGCCAGGCGGGAAAAATCAGCGTGATACCGCACGGTAATTTCATCGGATACTACAAAAATTCCGCGGGCAGGAAAAAGGCGAGGGCATCGCTTCAAATCCCGCAAAACTGTTTTGTGCTCCTGGTTTTCGGCGAAATGCGCGAACAGAAGGGCATTGCCGTGTTCCTGAAGGCGGCCGGGAACGCCATAAAAAAGGACAAGGGCATTTTTGTGGTGTTTGCCGGCAGGTGCCTCGAGGACAGAGTGAAAGAATCCATTTTGTCGTTTGCGGAAAAGTTTAAGGGAAACTGCATTGCAAGGCTTGAATTCATTCCAGATGCGGAAGTGCGGGCGTTCATCAACGCGGCCGACGCCGGAGTGCTGCCATACGAGAGGGTTTCAACGTCTGGCGCGCTGATACTGTTCATGTCCTGCAACAAGGCGGTAATCGCGCCAAAACTCGGGCCGGTGACGGAACTGCTCGGCGCATATCCGCTTCTTTTCAAGCCGAAAAACGCGAAAAGCCTTGAGAGGGCAATCTTCAAATCTAAAAAATTGCGTCTGGAAAAAATCGGGGAAGGCCTCCGCGCAAAATCCAAACGGCTCGGATGGAAAACAATTTCCGGGTCGACGGCCAGATTATTCGAAAAAATCCTGGACAGAAGGCGGGGCGGGCAGAAACCGGGCCGGCGGAAAAGCCGGCGGCCGGCTGGAAAACCAAAAACAATGCTTAAAGCCAGAACGGCCAAGAGCATAACCTAA
- a CDS encoding O-antigen ligase family protein, protein MSVAAISTILGTAGGTLSFFLDPKMALTLIFMIYLTRNMKAAKNTFWVLSAIIIIFAGLSLASGGIFEGGGIEFIDRLENRNTLGINLLPLMPLAFAMLLITNKETKPFEGIPKKAFLLLAVLAVFVVIFVTGSRGSIIGVAAMLPMLFYYFPKQKIWPVIAIILLVSAPFFYWKVEDVVSRVQGLGALAGETGNSQFTGAHSIEERKNMLFDALSIFLANPFMGAGYDTSRYLLGLKGYYKNLEKTGELVNYQDAHNIYAEVLAETGIIGFIFYAMIIAFSFWDIGRAEKNFTEKGENDGATMAKCLRVSLVGMLVLGFAGNEPFYLIFIILVALGIILRQVSIDLNKEKQYELGSAGHF, encoded by the coding sequence ACTCACCCTGATTTTCATGATATACCTGACAAGAAACATGAAAGCGGCAAAAAACACTTTTTGGGTCCTGTCGGCAATAATAATCATTTTCGCCGGCTTGAGCCTTGCCAGCGGCGGAATATTTGAAGGCGGAGGCATAGAATTTATCGACAGATTAGAAAACCGGAATACGCTTGGCATAAACCTCTTGCCGCTGATGCCATTGGCTTTTGCGATGCTACTCATAACTAACAAAGAAACCAAGCCGTTTGAAGGAATACCAAAAAAAGCGTTCCTCCTGCTGGCAGTCCTTGCGGTATTCGTCGTGATATTTGTGACAGGTTCAAGAGGCAGCATTATAGGTGTCGCGGCCATGCTCCCAATGCTTTTCTACTATTTTCCAAAACAGAAAATATGGCCGGTCATTGCAATAATTCTGCTTGTTTCTGCGCCATTCTTTTATTGGAAAGTCGAAGACGTTGTGAGCCGGGTCCAAGGCTTGGGTGCGCTAGCAGGCGAAACCGGAAATTCGCAATTCACGGGAGCCCATTCGATCGAAGAAAGAAAAAATATGCTTTTTGATGCGCTTAGCATCTTCTTAGCAAACCCTTTTATGGGGGCCGGCTATGACACATCAAGATATCTATTAGGGCTTAAAGGGTACTATAAAAATCTGGAAAAAACAGGGGAACTTGTCAACTACCAGGATGCGCACAACATTTACGCGGAAGTCCTCGCCGAAACAGGCATAATCGGATTCATATTCTACGCAATGATAATAGCGTTCTCGTTCTGGGATATTGGCCGAGCGGAAAAAAATTTCACAGAAAAAGGCGAAAACGATGGCGCCACCATGGCAAAATGCCTGCGGGTTTCACTTGTCGGAATGCTTGTTTTAGGGTTTGCCGGAAACGAACCGTTCTATCTAATATTCATTATTTTGGTCGCGCTTGGAATCATCCTGAGGCAGGTTTCAATAGATTTAAATAAGGAAAAACAGTATGAATTAGGGTCGGCTGGGCACTTTTAG
- a CDS encoding glycosyltransferase family 2 protein — protein MGNEIANLEKSGRGAFVTAVILLYNSRNHVMNCIESFRNLDYKNFQIIVVDNYSVDGSLDVVRQKYPSIRTIKNEKNLGYAAGNNIGIMEALKDKKTKYVYITNPDILQERGTLGKLVRRAEQEKDCGIIGPVIYESASGGVEFAGATIDNATGKITFLHQKPKKALESLYAMGCAMLVNRKVFEKIGLFDPDYFCYWEETDFCMRAKKAGFRVLVTPETTIIHKGIEEKEKDLWHNLEKNYFLSKNYFRFVKNNIEKRRHKEFILAFLTTTFLKKIKAGALKADFATILGTLAGTTKGAIEFCLH, from the coding sequence ATGGGAAATGAGATAGCCAACCTGGAAAAAAGCGGCCGTGGGGCGTTCGTAACGGCAGTCATCCTACTTTACAACAGCCGAAACCATGTAATGAATTGTATTGAATCTTTCAGAAACCTGGATTACAAAAACTTTCAAATAATTGTTGTTGATAATTACTCTGTTGACGGAAGCCTTGACGTTGTCAGACAAAAATACCCGTCAATAAGGACAATAAAAAACGAAAAAAACCTTGGCTATGCTGCCGGAAATAACATCGGCATAATGGAGGCTCTCAAAGACAAAAAAACAAAATATGTTTACATTACCAACCCGGACATTTTACAGGAAAGGGGCACACTTGGAAAACTCGTTAGAAGAGCCGAACAAGAAAAAGACTGCGGCATCATCGGACCAGTCATATACGAAAGCGCTTCCGGCGGGGTGGAATTTGCCGGCGCCACAATCGACAATGCGACTGGAAAAATAACTTTTTTACATCAAAAACCGAAAAAGGCGCTTGAAAGCCTTTACGCGATGGGCTGCGCAATGCTTGTAAACAGGAAAGTGTTTGAAAAAATAGGCTTGTTTGATCCCGACTATTTCTGCTACTGGGAAGAAACGGATTTTTGCATGCGTGCAAAAAAAGCAGGATTCAGAGTGTTGGTGACACCTGAAACCACAATAATCCACAAAGGCATTGAAGAGAAAGAAAAGGATTTATGGCACAATCTGGAAAAAAACTATTTTTTGTCAAAAAACTATTTTCGTTTTGTCAAAAATAATATTGAAAAACGCAGGCACAAGGAATTTATACTGGCTTTTTTAACCACGACATTTCTGAAAAAAATTAAAGCCGGGGCATTAAAAGCTGACTTTGCTACAATTTTAGGGACGCTTGCAGGAACCACTAAAGGGGCGATAGAATTCTGCCTACATTAA
- a CDS encoding sulfotransferase domain-containing protein codes for MSAAKNRPDFVVIGAQKAGTSFVARCLAGHPRIFMPETEIPFFRNENAPVKDAEDFNALFAGLDGGTIAGVKDPLYLATAGCAEKIAENNPGTKIIAVLRDPLDRMLSAYYMNMCCNQLPVVEPETGIARILEKRGRDKSGPERRLTECGFYHRHLSRYYRNFDRAQVMVLLYDDLKASPLAEIRKIYGFLGAEKNFKPGCIGRRENAGTYSLTAIRLFALAQAALFVRNTSFGLADGGVYLHCRPKNRFCGAIAGAGKGIYRELLPCIGKKPRLSRGLSEKIRKMYAPDIRRLEKILGRNLSGWKANGGENNG; via the coding sequence ATGAGCGCCGCAAAAAACCGGCCGGATTTTGTCGTAATCGGCGCGCAAAAGGCGGGCACGTCGTTTGTGGCCAGGTGCCTTGCCGGGCATCCGCGGATTTTCATGCCTGAAACTGAGATTCCTTTTTTCAGGAACGAAAACGCGCCGGTGAAGGACGCGGAAGATTTCAATGCCCTGTTTGCCGGACTCGATGGCGGGACCATTGCCGGCGTAAAGGACCCGCTGTATTTGGCCACTGCGGGCTGCGCCGAAAAAATTGCGGAGAACAATCCCGGCACAAAAATCATTGCGGTTCTGCGCGACCCGCTTGACAGGATGCTGTCCGCATATTACATGAACATGTGCTGCAACCAGCTGCCGGTCGTGGAACCCGAAACAGGCATTGCAAGAATCCTTGAAAAGCGCGGCCGCGACAAAAGCGGACCGGAGCGCCGCCTCACGGAATGCGGCTTTTACCACCGGCATCTTTCAAGGTATTACAGGAATTTTGACAGGGCACAGGTTATGGTCCTGCTTTACGACGACCTGAAAGCCAGCCCGCTTGCGGAAATCCGCAAAATCTACGGGTTTTTGGGAGCGGAAAAAAACTTCAAGCCAGGCTGCATCGGCAGAAGGGAAAACGCGGGCACGTATTCCCTGACAGCAATCCGGCTGTTCGCCCTGGCGCAGGCGGCCCTCTTTGTGCGGAACACGTCATTCGGCCTTGCGGATGGCGGCGTGTATTTGCATTGCCGCCCAAAAAACCGGTTTTGCGGGGCAATAGCCGGCGCCGGAAAAGGCATTTACAGGGAACTGCTGCCCTGCATCGGAAAAAAACCGCGCTTAAGCCGCGGCCTGTCCGAAAAAATCAGGAAAATGTATGCGCCGGACATCCGCAGGCTTGAAAAAATACTCGGCAGAAACCTTTCCGGATGGAAAGCCAACGGCGGCGAAAACAACGGCTGA
- a CDS encoding glycosyltransferase family 4 protein — protein sequence MEKTRICIFDAVHKANDSRIFYREARSLAKRFATSMIAQSDCQNPESREIKFVFIKPQKNRLLRVLFTDFEIFRKALGQNADIYHFHCPEMLGYAVMLRLLGKKVIYDVHENYTQFILYKHYLPRPARKPLAFLFRHFEDFCCGFFDTIILSDGVYLKRFEKFADKCVLIKNYDVPEDLGAFAGKRRGKKTFGIIYAGSVQGIRGMQNMLNAFAEASARIPQARLSIVGSPESEEYARWLRGYAESLGIGAKTGFLCDGFVDHREIEAHYNAADIGLALYPRIRIHRHKFVTKFFECMKHGVPIIASDFPEWKSFLKKYGCGTTADPKKPAEVAEKIVWLAKNPAARKAMSEAGKKAFREKFNWSSEEKKLFELYEKLVESTRNKSAVGDASR from the coding sequence ATGGAAAAAACCAGAATCTGCATTTTCGACGCGGTTCACAAGGCGAACGACTCGAGAATTTTTTACCGGGAGGCAAGGAGCCTCGCAAAAAGGTTTGCCACCAGCATGATAGCCCAAAGCGACTGCCAGAATCCGGAAAGCCGGGAAATAAAATTTGTGTTCATAAAACCGCAGAAAAACCGCCTTTTGAGGGTGCTGTTCACGGACTTTGAAATTTTCAGGAAAGCGCTCGGGCAGAACGCCGACATATACCACTTCCACTGCCCGGAAATGCTCGGCTATGCCGTGATGCTCAGGCTACTCGGAAAAAAGGTCATTTACGACGTCCACGAAAACTATACGCAGTTCATTCTCTACAAGCACTACCTACCAAGGCCGGCAAGGAAGCCCCTGGCGTTCCTGTTCCGGCATTTTGAGGACTTTTGCTGCGGTTTCTTTGACACCATCATTTTGTCAGACGGGGTTTACCTGAAGCGGTTTGAAAAATTCGCGGACAAATGCGTTTTGATAAAAAATTATGACGTGCCGGAAGACCTGGGCGCTTTTGCCGGAAAGCGCAGGGGCAAAAAAACTTTCGGAATCATTTATGCCGGAAGCGTGCAGGGGATTCGCGGCATGCAAAACATGCTCAACGCATTCGCCGAGGCCTCCGCACGCATTCCGCAGGCGAGGCTTTCAATAGTCGGCTCGCCCGAATCCGAGGAATACGCGCGGTGGCTCAGGGGATACGCCGAAAGCCTCGGCATCGGCGCAAAAACCGGGTTTTTGTGCGATGGGTTTGTCGACCACCGCGAAATAGAGGCGCATTACAATGCCGCCGACATCGGGCTTGCATTGTATCCGCGCATAAGGATACACCGCCACAAATTCGTGACCAAATTCTTCGAATGCATGAAGCACGGCGTTCCGATAATCGCAAGCGACTTTCCGGAGTGGAAAAGCTTTCTGAAAAAATACGGCTGCGGGACCACCGCCGACCCCAAAAAACCCGCCGAAGTGGCCGAAAAGATCGTTTGGCTCGCTAAAAATCCCGCCGCAAGGAAAGCGATGTCGGAGGCCGGAAAAAAGGCGTTCAGGGAAAAATTCAACTGGTCGTCGGAGGAAAAAAAGCTCTTTGAATTGTATGAAAAACTGGTTGAATCCACCCGCAATAAAAGCGCCGTGGGAGATGCTTCCAGATGA
- a CDS encoding O-antigen ligase family protein, translating into MPAAVTHQEPGVSGLWWKFFLAGLCAVFFVSGVVRLPETVFLLALFCLVNLPVLARNPGIAFAVFFLSPMFALFPENFEHIINPVFVVLPVLALAVALSPVRKNDFFAKIFSAPAIFFALFTALMGLSLMWSSDAAQGAEKFSSFLVMAVPVFLFPAFVGTGSGQFDRFFKAVFFGILGMGSGLFVYSLLFFVDFREATLGLARNIVLLGIFFALGFFISAFYSMRPGPPAKRLFFGACAAFFLLLAVFSQSLGPILSLLAGSVLFAVFFAKRFGRAFLVFSALAAAFCVLAFFLFPQAFVFISPDFLSEDRGISARGALYSAAIGLTMKKPLLGWGLGAFSKEYGSTLPEYSLIVLGNRPVPYPHNIFLEASSELGAAGLALLAVFLVLAIYSFFLRLKPMAAGHERDFFILFFVAFAIGLVEAQFSFDFSGQRILWLSAGMLVFWPWRL; encoded by the coding sequence ATGCCCGCCGCAGTCACGCATCAGGAGCCGGGCGTTTCCGGCTTGTGGTGGAAATTTTTTTTGGCGGGCTTGTGCGCGGTCTTTTTCGTTTCCGGCGTGGTGCGCCTGCCCGAAACGGTTTTTTTGCTTGCGCTGTTTTGCCTCGTCAACCTGCCCGTCCTTGCAAGGAATCCGGGGATTGCGTTCGCGGTGTTTTTCCTGTCGCCGATGTTCGCGCTTTTTCCGGAAAACTTCGAGCACATAATAAACCCCGTTTTTGTCGTGTTGCCGGTGCTTGCGCTTGCCGTGGCATTGTCGCCCGTGAGGAAAAACGATTTTTTCGCAAAAATTTTTTCCGCGCCAGCGATTTTTTTCGCGCTTTTCACGGCATTAATGGGCCTGTCTCTTATGTGGTCGTCGGATGCCGCGCAGGGAGCCGAAAAATTCTCGAGTTTCTTGGTCATGGCAGTCCCGGTTTTCCTGTTTCCCGCGTTCGTGGGCACTGGTTCGGGGCAGTTCGACCGGTTTTTCAAGGCGGTCTTTTTCGGCATACTCGGAATGGGCTCCGGCCTGTTTGTTTATTCGCTCCTGTTTTTCGTGGATTTCCGCGAGGCAACCCTTGGCCTCGCCCGCAACATAGTCCTTCTTGGAATTTTTTTTGCCCTGGGTTTTTTCATAAGCGCCTTTTATTCCATGCGGCCCGGCCCGCCGGCCAAGAGGCTTTTTTTCGGCGCCTGCGCCGCGTTCTTTCTCCTGCTGGCGGTTTTTTCCCAGTCCCTCGGGCCGATATTGAGCCTGCTCGCGGGCTCGGTTTTGTTCGCGGTGTTTTTTGCAAAAAGGTTCGGCAGGGCGTTCCTGGTTTTTTCCGCGTTAGCCGCCGCGTTCTGCGTCCTGGCGTTTTTTCTTTTCCCGCAGGCATTCGTCTTCATTTCGCCTGATTTTCTGTCCGAGGACCGCGGCATTTCGGCCAGGGGCGCACTTTATTCTGCCGCGATTGGCCTCACAATGAAAAAGCCGCTTTTGGGATGGGGCCTGGGCGCTTTTTCCAAAGAGTACGGTTCCACGCTGCCGGAGTATTCCCTTATTGTCCTGGGAAACAGGCCCGTTCCTTATCCTCACAACATTTTCCTTGAGGCTTCAAGCGAACTGGGCGCAGCCGGCCTGGCGTTGCTTGCAGTGTTCCTGGTTTTGGCCATTTATTCGTTTTTCCTGCGGCTGAAGCCGATGGCGGCCGGGCATGAAAGGGATTTTTTTATTCTTTTTTTTGTAGCCTTTGCCATCGGGCTTGTCGAGGCCCAGTTCAGCTTTGACTTTTCCGGGCAAAGGATTTTGTGGCTTTCGGCGGGAATGCTTGTTTTCTGGCCGTGGCGGTTATAA